A genomic segment from Spinacia oleracea cultivar Varoflay chromosome 3, BTI_SOV_V1, whole genome shotgun sequence encodes:
- the LOC110779448 gene encoding DExH-box ATP-dependent RNA helicase DExH1-like: MGKGEMEQLTFELNHDSSVCCFTYGKGRGRAGRVQPGVCYRLYPKLVYDAMPQYQLPEILRTPLQKLCLNIKSLQLETVGSFLAKALQPPDSLSVQNAIELLKTIGALDERKDLTPLGRHLCTLPLEPNIGKMLLMGSVFQCLNPALTIAAATMLFA, from the exons ATGGGGAAAGGCGAGATGGAGCAGCTGACCTTTGAATTGAACCATGATTCTTCAGTTTGTTGCTTCACCTACGGCAAG GGACGAGGTCGTGCTGGTAGAGTGCAGCCTGGAGTTTGTTATAGGCTATATCCAAAACTAGTTTATGATGCAATGCCTCAGTATCAGCTACCAGAAATTCTTCGGACACCTTTGCAAAAACTTTGTTTAAACATAAAGAGTTTGCAACTTGAAACTGTTGGGTCATTCTTAGCAAAAGCACTTCAGCCTCCAGATTCTCTCTCTGTCCAAAATGCTATTGAACTTCTGAAGACAATTGGCGCTTTAGATGAAAGGAAAGACCTCACTCCTCTTG GTCGACATCTCTGCACTCTGCCTTTGGAACCAAATATTGGGAAGATGTTGCTCATGGGGTCGGTTTTCCAATGCCTGAATCCAGCATTGACAATTGCAGCTGCTACAATGCTATTTGCTTAA